A stretch of Carnobacterium iners DNA encodes these proteins:
- the rpoE gene encoding DNA-directed RNA polymerase subunit delta, with product MKFERFEGQNKSELSMIEVAHAILDQKGEILDFDVLLKEIKDYLGFTAEKSKNNTSQFYTDLNINGSFISLGENRWGLRSWYPIDFIDEEVTQGNEDEAPKRKKRKKVSAFVSSEDEIDYSNDDPEDDDEEEEEELLIDNDGVVIEAEDKEDIGKYKKDLTEIGADEDEEDELPDGVEGELTVIEDEEEADDKKDY from the coding sequence GTGAAATTTGAAAGATTTGAAGGACAAAATAAAAGCGAATTATCAATGATAGAAGTCGCTCATGCTATTTTAGATCAAAAAGGTGAGATTTTAGATTTCGATGTATTACTTAAAGAAATCAAAGACTATTTAGGATTCACTGCAGAAAAATCAAAAAATAACACATCACAATTTTATACAGATTTGAATATTAATGGTAGTTTTATTTCTCTTGGAGAAAACCGTTGGGGTTTGCGTTCATGGTACCCAATTGATTTTATTGATGAGGAAGTTACGCAAGGAAATGAAGACGAAGCACCTAAACGTAAAAAACGTAAAAAAGTAAGTGCCTTTGTTTCAAGTGAAGACGAAATTGATTACAGCAATGATGACCCAGAAGATGATGACGAGGAAGAGGAAGAAGAGCTTCTTATTGATAATGACGGCGTCGTGATTGAAGCAGAAGATAAAGAAGATATCGGCAAATATAAAAAAGATTTAACAGAAATTGGTGCAGACGAAGATGAAGAAGATGAGCTGCCAGATGGTGTTGAAGGCGAATTAACTGTTATTGAAGACGAAGAAGAAGCGGATGATAAAAAGGACTATTGA
- a CDS encoding DUF1934 domain-containing protein, translating to MEIDLSKGMAAKVEVETTVSQGGSTESFVFSQMGKVVYRNGSYYIRYQEAYDEIEIPVTFKLEAAGGVTLIRRGETTTRMRFEQGERFETSYQTPQGLIIMETATRQLQVSFRQEPFSGELQLEYDLYLGQEKLGEHKLRLLFTI from the coding sequence GTGGAGATAGATTTAAGCAAAGGTATGGCAGCTAAAGTAGAAGTAGAAACAACTGTTTCACAAGGCGGTTCGACTGAAAGTTTTGTGTTTAGTCAAATGGGGAAAGTTGTATATAGGAATGGGTCTTATTATATTCGTTATCAAGAAGCGTATGATGAAATAGAGATACCTGTAACATTTAAACTTGAGGCAGCGGGAGGCGTTACACTTATTCGCAGAGGAGAAACAACTACTCGGATGAGATTTGAGCAAGGTGAACGTTTTGAGACAAGCTACCAAACGCCACAGGGTTTAATCATAATGGAGACGGCAACGCGCCAATTACAAGTCAGTTTTAGACAAGAACCCTTTTCAGGTGAACTACAATTGGAATACGATTTATATCTTGGGCAAGAAAAGCTTGGTGAACATAAATTACGATTGCTTTTTACTATCTAA
- a CDS encoding CTP synthase, whose amino-acid sequence MTKYIFVTGGVVSSIGKGIAAASLGRLLKNRGLKVTIQKFDPYINVDPGTMSPYQHGEVFVTDDGAETDLDLGHYERFIDINLNRYSNVTTGKVYSEVIRKERKGEYLGATVQVIPHITNEIKEKIMRAGQTTDSDIVITEVGGTVGDIESLPFLEALRQMKRDVGTENVMYIHTTLIPYLGAAGEMKTKPTQHSVKELRGLGIQPNILVVRSERPVSQNLKNKLASFCDVASEAVIESLDVDTLYSIPLNLQKQGMDQIVCDHLKIDAPPADMTEWIKLEEKVLNLSKKTRIALVGKYVELPDAYLSVVESLSHAGYAQDSEIEIDWINADEVTPSNAAELLKDADGILVPGGFGDRGLEGKIVAIQYARENIVPFFGICLGMQLACVEYARNVVGLEGAHSTETNPKTPHNIIDLMSDQKDVVEMGGTLRLGLYPCKLKAGSVAAKNYDNAEVVQERHRHRYEFNNEYRKVLEDKGMVFSGVSPDNRLVEIVELSDHPFYVACQFHPEFLSRPNRPQKLFSGFIKASLKNQQ is encoded by the coding sequence ATGACGAAGTATATTTTTGTAACAGGTGGAGTAGTTTCTTCGATAGGTAAAGGAATCGCGGCAGCTTCATTGGGGAGATTGTTAAAAAATCGTGGATTGAAAGTAACGATTCAAAAATTCGATCCCTATATTAACGTGGATCCAGGTACAATGAGTCCTTACCAACATGGAGAAGTTTTTGTAACCGATGATGGGGCAGAAACAGATTTGGACTTAGGGCACTATGAAAGATTTATTGATATTAACTTGAACCGCTATTCAAATGTAACAACGGGAAAAGTTTATTCAGAAGTTATTCGCAAAGAACGTAAAGGTGAATACCTGGGAGCAACTGTCCAAGTTATTCCACATATTACAAATGAAATTAAAGAGAAAATCATGCGCGCTGGTCAAACAACAGATTCGGATATCGTGATTACTGAAGTTGGAGGAACAGTTGGAGATATTGAATCTCTACCATTTTTAGAAGCATTGCGTCAAATGAAGAGAGATGTTGGAACAGAAAATGTGATGTATATTCATACAACTTTGATTCCATATCTTGGTGCTGCTGGTGAAATGAAAACCAAACCAACTCAACACAGCGTTAAAGAGTTAAGAGGGCTAGGGATTCAACCAAACATTTTGGTAGTGCGTAGCGAACGTCCGGTTTCTCAAAACTTAAAAAATAAATTAGCTTCTTTTTGTGATGTAGCTTCAGAAGCAGTCATTGAATCACTAGATGTAGACACACTGTATTCCATTCCGTTAAATTTACAAAAACAAGGTATGGATCAAATTGTCTGTGACCATTTGAAAATTGATGCACCTCCTGCTGACATGACAGAGTGGATTAAGTTGGAAGAAAAAGTATTGAACTTATCTAAAAAAACAAGAATTGCATTAGTAGGAAAATATGTCGAATTACCTGATGCCTATTTATCAGTAGTTGAATCTTTGAGCCATGCTGGTTATGCACAAGACTCAGAAATTGAAATAGATTGGATTAATGCAGATGAGGTAACTCCTTCAAATGCAGCAGAGTTATTAAAAGATGCCGATGGTATTTTAGTTCCAGGTGGTTTTGGTGACCGTGGATTAGAAGGTAAAATCGTAGCTATCCAATATGCTCGTGAAAACATTGTTCCATTCTTTGGTATCTGTTTAGGGATGCAATTAGCATGTGTTGAGTATGCTCGAAATGTAGTTGGTCTCGAAGGAGCACACTCTACGGAAACAAATCCTAAGACACCACACAATATCATTGACTTAATGAGTGACCAAAAAGATGTAGTAGAAATGGGTGGTACACTGCGTCTTGGATTGTATCCATGTAAGTTAAAAGCTGGTTCTGTTGCAGCTAAGAACTACGATAATGCAGAAGTTGTCCAAGAACGTCATCGCCATCGTTATGAGTTTAACAATGAGTACCGTAAAGTTTTAGAAGATAAAGGTATGGTATTCTCTGGGGTTTCACCTGATAATCGTTTAGTTGAAATTGTTGAACTATCTGACCATCCTTTCTATGTAGCTTGTCAGTTCCATCCAGAATTTCTTTCACGCCCAAATCGTCCGCAAAAATTATTTTCAGGATTTATTAAA